The Primulina eburnea isolate SZY01 chromosome 8, ASM2296580v1, whole genome shotgun sequence genome contains a region encoding:
- the LOC140839461 gene encoding disease resistance protein At4g27190-like isoform X3 encodes MAALLMILEGVVAKLGEYLVPPIKRQFNYMCCYGNNIKDLQCEVDKLLRTEGGVQLQVDEARGNLERIGPDVENWLREVENIKNERHNLHADAANVSEVCIHGGLTGMKSRYQLSKRSKKIVKKAIQLQQEGKFGRVSYPVPLGEMLFFDPPVVLATENTEVAETECPPIESDNRFITRKFVEETIIATLQDRGVKIVGLCGMGGVGKTTMVRRIGKLVKEKKMFDVIVMAVVTQHPDQKRIQNQIAEMLNFKLEAEHESNRGILLRKRILGIKRILVILDDIWGRLDLNELGIPLELSHINCKILLTSRARDVCVQMGAGETFELQVLSREEAWILFSEEAGISDSDCTNLYAIAKDVANECKGLPVAIASVARALKQKSNRTWENALVQLRNSTPTNILGVLNDVYRPLELSYLALEGNDAKDLFLLCSLFREDSNICIENLVRYGIGLDIFKGINNIREGRIRTHALIEVLKDRFLLQDGHKEGFVKMHDVVRDVAISIAAKDEPRFLIDSGSTGVWSQRSLYQHYTCISLFSNFANIPDEIIFPNVVFLLWESMNQIGRIYKIEMFGKLNVLDLRCTDIPAVPSSIQKLPNLRALHLCGCGLENLSIVGELINLEILCIQSTELKIFPAALGKLANLRLLDLTDCENLQEIEQGAIGGLLKLEELYVTKNFAAWGAGVFELGKLPNLTTLRILVANGKITAENINCSSELKYYDISISAISERLITCYPSIADIPHEYKRSFDKVMDFYLPTATYQGEWISSLLKRTEDLRLNGDGSNNIVNALGLKGFQHLKQLGIQDCKTVEHLVSTMNGNTQSFGVFPILETLYLCQVSSMNEICIGQLPERSFGELRYLHLQELINLKNFYSGPSPKFRLSNLRSMYIYQCRNLKSLFSNSVAQSLLQLEELDIGDCQKMDKVFFHENGHDRTSTYNMEFPKLEKLVLRCLHNLSNFSTGIAKILFPRLRVLKMEDLPRFKGFCTANRNFISRTGDDMNSQILFSEMVDCPRIKTLSLRRIGGVSKVFCHQLPSCFLQELEFLEVDACSGLKAIFSHSMTQGPVKLKELRIRNCRELTKVVENQNEAQQNANTSPLSSSNTTCIFHQLEYLKVDMCDRLGTLFTPSIARDLVKLKELRLTNCKELEEVIEKEENQLQVNKNSNPFPQLSPIMEYLAKIAKNAKQMIAYGKTCKQGVGEQASQICSPVNASNETSESRETRYASCESHICNHEEEPPKLLLPPDCSYEEEPPSFDSDFDSDFEIGIERDEIFDKEEEAAERRRTTWWQHLKTKYLRKKKKLKRGEEKQAAAS; translated from the exons ATGGCTGCACTTTTAATGATTCTTGAAGGCGTCGTAGCAAAACTAGGAGAATACTTGGTGCCCCCAATCAAGCGCCAATTCAACTACATGTGTTGCTACGGCAACAACATCAAGGACCTGCAATGTGAAGTTGACAAGCTGCTACGCACGGAAGGCGGGGTTCAGCTGCAGGTTGATGAGGCCCGGGGGAATTTAGAAAGAATTGGGCCTGATGTGGAAAACTGGCTAAGAGAGGTTGAAAATATCAAGAACGAAAGACATAACCTTCATGCTGACGCGGCAAATGTTTCAGAAGTTTGTATCCATGGAGGGTTAACGGGTATGAAATCGCGTTATCAGCTAAGCAAGAGAAGCAAAAAGATCGTCAAAAAAGCCAttcaacttcaacaagaaggcAAATTTGGACGAGTATCTTACCCTGTTCCATTAGGGGAGATGCTATTCTTTGATCCTCCAGTTGTGTTAGCTACTGAAAACACAGAGGTTGCGGAGACTGAATGTCCGCCCATCGAGTCAGACAACAGGTTTATAACCAGAAAATTTGTGGAGGAAACAATTATAGCCACTTTACAGGATAGAGGTGTCAAAATTGTCGGGTTATGTGGCATGGGAGGGGTTGGAAAGACCACAATGGTAAGAAGAATTGGAAAATTagtgaaagaaaagaaaatgtttgATGTGATAGTCATGGCAGTGGTAACTCAGCATCCAGATCAAaaaaggattcaaaatcagattgCGGAAATGTTAAATTTCAAATTAGAAGCAGAGCATGAGTCGAACAGAGGAATTTTACTACGCAAAAGAATATTGGGTATAAAAAGAATCCTTGTCATACTAGATGATATTTGGGGAAGACTTGATCTAAATGAGTTAGGAATTCCACTTGAATTATCCCATATTAATTGCAAAATTTTGTTAACATCTCGAGCACGAGATGTATGTGTTCAAATGGGAGCTGGCGAGACTTTTGAGCTACAAGTCTTATCTAGGGAGGAAGCATGGATTCTTTTCTCTGAGGAAGCTGGTATATCGGACAGCGACTGTACCAATCTATACGCAATAGCAAAAGACGTTGCAAATGAATGCAAAGGCTTGCCTGTTGCCATTGCATCTGTCGCCAGGGCACTGAAACAGAAGAGCAATCGTACATGGGAGAATGCTCTTGTACAGTTGAGGAATTCGACCCCAACAAATATTCTAGGAGTGCTAAATGATGTGTACCGGCCGTTGGAGCTTAGTTATTTGGCACTAGAAGGTAATGACGCCAAAGATCTCTTTCTACTTTGTTCTTTATTCCGAGAAGACTCTAATATTTGCATTGAGAACTTGGTAAGGTATGGAATAGGGCTAGACATCTTCAAAGGAATAAATAATATAAGAGAAGGAAGAATCAGAACGCATGCATTGATAGAAGTACTAAAAGACCGTTTCTTACTTCAAGATGGACACAAAGAGGGATTTGTTAAGATGCATGATGTTGTTCGTGATGTTGCTATATCAATTGCAGCAAAGGATGAGCCTAGATTTCTGATTGATAGTGGTAGCACAGGAGTGTGGTCACAAAGGTCCTTGTACCAGCACTACACTTGCATTTCTTTATTCTCAAACTTCGCAAATATTCCAGACGAAATAATATTCCCTAATGTCGTTTTCTTATTATGGGAATCTATGAATCAAATAGGACGAATATATAAGATTGAGATGTTCGGAAAACTCAATGTGCTGGACCTGCGCTGTACGGACATTCCAGCAGTACCATCATCAAttcaaaagcttccaaatcttcGTGCATTGCATTTATGTGGTTGCGGGCTCGAAAATCTATCCATAGTTGGAGAGTTGATAAATCTAGAAATCCTGTGTATTCAAAGTACTGAATTAAAGATATTTCCAGCAGCACTTGGAAAATTAGCCAATCTGAGGCTGTTAGATCTGACAGATTGTGAGAATCTCCAAGAAATCGAACAAGGGGCAATTGGAGGACTGCTTAAATTAGAAGAACTGTATGTCACAAAGAACTTTGCTGCATGGGGCGCAGGAGTCTTTGAGTTAGGGAAGTTACCTAATCTGACCACCCTAAGAATCTTGGTAGCAAATGGAAAAATTACAGCTGAAAACATTAACTGTTCCTCTGAGCTTAAATACTATGATATATCCATAAGCGCAATCTCTGAACGGTTGATAACATGCTATCCATCAATAGCTGACATTCCCCACGAATACAAACGTTCTTTCGACAAAGTTATGGATTTCTACCTTCCTACAGCTACTTATCAAGGGGAATGGATCAGCTCTTTGCTTAAGAGAACTGAAGATTTGAGGTTAAATGGAGATGGCTcgaacaatatagtgaatgcaTTGGGCTTAAAAGGTTTTCAGCACTTGAAGCAACTGGGAATCCAGGACTGTAAAACGGTGGAACACCTAGTATCTACAATGAATGGGAATACACAAAGCTTTGGTGTTTTTCCAATTCTGGAGACCTTGTATCTCTGTCAGGTTTCCTCTATGAACGAGATATGCATTGGCCAACTACCAGAGAGATCTTTCGGAGAATTAAGATATCTGCATCTCCAAGAATTGATCAACCTAAAGAATTTCTACTCTGGACCAAGTCCAAAATTCCGCCTTTCCAATCTCAGATCCATGTACATTTATCAATGTCgaaatttaaaatctttattttcgAATTCAGTGGCTCAGAGCTTGTTGCAGCTTGAAGAGCTAGATATTGGGGATTGCCAAAAGATGGATAAGGTCTTTTTTCACGAAAATGGACACGACAGAACTTCAACTTACAATATGGAGTTTCCAAAGTTAGAGAAATTGGTCCTTAGATGTCTACATAACCTCAGTAATTTCAGCACAGGCATTGCCAAAATTTTATTCCCTCGGCTGAGGGTTTTGAAGATGGAGGACTTGCCACGGTTCAAAGGTTTCTGTACAGCAAATAGAAACTTTATTTCCAGGACTGGTGATGACATGAACTCGCAAATATTATTCAGTGAAATG GTAGACTGTCCAAGAATAAAGACGTTGTCACTCCGAAGAATAGGTGGAGTATCAAAAGTATTCTGCCACCAACTTCCTTCATGCTTTCTCCAAGAACTTGAATTCCTGGAAGTGGATGCTTGTTCTGGATTAAAGGCCATATTTTCTCATTCTATGACTCAAGGTCCGGTGAAACTCAAAGAATTAAGAATAAGGAATTGTAGAGAGTTAACTAAAGTGGTTGAAAATCAAAATGAGGCACAACAAAATGCAAACACAAGCCCACTTAGCAGCAGCAACACTACGTGCATATTCCATCAACTCGAATACCTGAAAGTGGATATGTGTGATAGACTGGGAACCTTATTCACTCCTTCTATAGCCCGAGATCTTGTGAAACTCAAAGAACTACGGTTGACAAATTGCAAAGAACTTGAGGAAGTTattgaaaaagaagaaaatcAGTTACAAGTGAACAAAAATTCAAATCCATTTCCCCAGCTCAG CCCAATAATGGAGTATTTAGCAAAGATTGCCAAGAATGCTAAGCAAATGATTGCATATGGAAAGACATGCAAACAGGGCGTGGGAGAACAG GCTTCACAAATTTGCAGTCCAGTGAACGCATCTAATGAG acGTCAGAAAGCCGCGAGACACGGTATGCTTCTTGCGAG TCTCATATTTGCAATCACGAAGAAGAACCACCAAAATTACTTCTTCCACCAGATTGCAGCTACGAAGAAGAACCACCAAGTTTTGACAGTGATTTTGACAGTGATTTTGAAATTGGAATAGAGAGAGACGAAATATTTGACAAAGAAGAAGAAGCTGCAGAGAGGAGAAGAACCACGTGGTGGCAGCATCTTAAGACGAAATATTTGAGAAAGAAGAAGAAGCTTAAGAGAGGAGAAGAGAAACAAGCGGCAGCATCTTAG
- the LOC140839461 gene encoding disease resistance protein At4g27190-like isoform X2 has protein sequence MAALLMILEGVVAKLGEYLVPPIKRQFNYMCCYGNNIKDLQCEVDKLLRTEGGVQLQVDEARGNLERIGPDVENWLREVENIKNERHNLHADAANVSEVCIHGGLTGMKSRYQLSKRSKKIVKKAIQLQQEGKFGRVSYPVPLGEMLFFDPPVVLATENTEVAETECPPIESDNRFITRKFVEETIIATLQDRGVKIVGLCGMGGVGKTTMVRRIGKLVKEKKMFDVIVMAVVTQHPDQKRIQNQIAEMLNFKLEAEHESNRGILLRKRILGIKRILVILDDIWGRLDLNELGIPLELSHINCKILLTSRARDVCVQMGAGETFELQVLSREEAWILFSEEAGISDSDCTNLYAIAKDVANECKGLPVAIASVARALKQKSNRTWENALVQLRNSTPTNILGVLNDVYRPLELSYLALEGNDAKDLFLLCSLFREDSNICIENLVRYGIGLDIFKGINNIREGRIRTHALIEVLKDRFLLQDGHKEGFVKMHDVVRDVAISIAAKDEPRFLIDSGSTGVWSQRSLYQHYTCISLFSNFANIPDEIIFPNVVFLLWESMNQIGRIYKIEMFGKLNVLDLRCTDIPAVPSSIQKLPNLRALHLCGCGLENLSIVGELINLEILCIQSTELKIFPAALGKLANLRLLDLTDCENLQEIEQGAIGGLLKLEELYVTKNFAAWGAGVFELGKLPNLTTLRILVANGKITAENINCSSELKYYDISISAISERLITCYPSIADIPHEYKRSFDKVMDFYLPTATYQGEWISSLLKRTEDLRLNGDGSNNIVNALGLKGFQHLKQLGIQDCKTVEHLVSTMNGNTQSFGVFPILETLYLCQVSSMNEICIGQLPERSFGELRYLHLQELINLKNFYSGPSPKFRLSNLRSMYIYQCRNLKSLFSNSVAQSLLQLEELDIGDCQKMDKVFFHENGHDRTSTYNMEFPKLEKLVLRCLHNLSNFSTGIAKILFPRLRVLKMEDLPRFKGFCTANRNFISRTGDDMNSQILFSEMVDCPRIKTLSLRRIGGVSKVFCHQLPSCFLQELEFLEVDACSGLKAIFSHSMTQGPVKLKELRIRNCRELTKVVENQNEAQQNANTSPLSSSNTTCIFHQLEYLKVDMCDRLGTLFTPSIARDLVKLKELRLTNCKELEEVIEKEENQLQVNKNSNPFPQLRYLLLSNLPKLKMFWKTAHDFEIPSLRDVIVDTNSPIMEYLAKIAKNAKQMIAYGKTCKQGVGEQSHICNHEEEPPKLLLPPDCSYEEEPPSFDSDFDSDFEIGIERDEIFDKEEEAAERRRTTWWQHLKTKYLRKKKKLKRGEEKQAAAS, from the exons ATGGCTGCACTTTTAATGATTCTTGAAGGCGTCGTAGCAAAACTAGGAGAATACTTGGTGCCCCCAATCAAGCGCCAATTCAACTACATGTGTTGCTACGGCAACAACATCAAGGACCTGCAATGTGAAGTTGACAAGCTGCTACGCACGGAAGGCGGGGTTCAGCTGCAGGTTGATGAGGCCCGGGGGAATTTAGAAAGAATTGGGCCTGATGTGGAAAACTGGCTAAGAGAGGTTGAAAATATCAAGAACGAAAGACATAACCTTCATGCTGACGCGGCAAATGTTTCAGAAGTTTGTATCCATGGAGGGTTAACGGGTATGAAATCGCGTTATCAGCTAAGCAAGAGAAGCAAAAAGATCGTCAAAAAAGCCAttcaacttcaacaagaaggcAAATTTGGACGAGTATCTTACCCTGTTCCATTAGGGGAGATGCTATTCTTTGATCCTCCAGTTGTGTTAGCTACTGAAAACACAGAGGTTGCGGAGACTGAATGTCCGCCCATCGAGTCAGACAACAGGTTTATAACCAGAAAATTTGTGGAGGAAACAATTATAGCCACTTTACAGGATAGAGGTGTCAAAATTGTCGGGTTATGTGGCATGGGAGGGGTTGGAAAGACCACAATGGTAAGAAGAATTGGAAAATTagtgaaagaaaagaaaatgtttgATGTGATAGTCATGGCAGTGGTAACTCAGCATCCAGATCAAaaaaggattcaaaatcagattgCGGAAATGTTAAATTTCAAATTAGAAGCAGAGCATGAGTCGAACAGAGGAATTTTACTACGCAAAAGAATATTGGGTATAAAAAGAATCCTTGTCATACTAGATGATATTTGGGGAAGACTTGATCTAAATGAGTTAGGAATTCCACTTGAATTATCCCATATTAATTGCAAAATTTTGTTAACATCTCGAGCACGAGATGTATGTGTTCAAATGGGAGCTGGCGAGACTTTTGAGCTACAAGTCTTATCTAGGGAGGAAGCATGGATTCTTTTCTCTGAGGAAGCTGGTATATCGGACAGCGACTGTACCAATCTATACGCAATAGCAAAAGACGTTGCAAATGAATGCAAAGGCTTGCCTGTTGCCATTGCATCTGTCGCCAGGGCACTGAAACAGAAGAGCAATCGTACATGGGAGAATGCTCTTGTACAGTTGAGGAATTCGACCCCAACAAATATTCTAGGAGTGCTAAATGATGTGTACCGGCCGTTGGAGCTTAGTTATTTGGCACTAGAAGGTAATGACGCCAAAGATCTCTTTCTACTTTGTTCTTTATTCCGAGAAGACTCTAATATTTGCATTGAGAACTTGGTAAGGTATGGAATAGGGCTAGACATCTTCAAAGGAATAAATAATATAAGAGAAGGAAGAATCAGAACGCATGCATTGATAGAAGTACTAAAAGACCGTTTCTTACTTCAAGATGGACACAAAGAGGGATTTGTTAAGATGCATGATGTTGTTCGTGATGTTGCTATATCAATTGCAGCAAAGGATGAGCCTAGATTTCTGATTGATAGTGGTAGCACAGGAGTGTGGTCACAAAGGTCCTTGTACCAGCACTACACTTGCATTTCTTTATTCTCAAACTTCGCAAATATTCCAGACGAAATAATATTCCCTAATGTCGTTTTCTTATTATGGGAATCTATGAATCAAATAGGACGAATATATAAGATTGAGATGTTCGGAAAACTCAATGTGCTGGACCTGCGCTGTACGGACATTCCAGCAGTACCATCATCAAttcaaaagcttccaaatcttcGTGCATTGCATTTATGTGGTTGCGGGCTCGAAAATCTATCCATAGTTGGAGAGTTGATAAATCTAGAAATCCTGTGTATTCAAAGTACTGAATTAAAGATATTTCCAGCAGCACTTGGAAAATTAGCCAATCTGAGGCTGTTAGATCTGACAGATTGTGAGAATCTCCAAGAAATCGAACAAGGGGCAATTGGAGGACTGCTTAAATTAGAAGAACTGTATGTCACAAAGAACTTTGCTGCATGGGGCGCAGGAGTCTTTGAGTTAGGGAAGTTACCTAATCTGACCACCCTAAGAATCTTGGTAGCAAATGGAAAAATTACAGCTGAAAACATTAACTGTTCCTCTGAGCTTAAATACTATGATATATCCATAAGCGCAATCTCTGAACGGTTGATAACATGCTATCCATCAATAGCTGACATTCCCCACGAATACAAACGTTCTTTCGACAAAGTTATGGATTTCTACCTTCCTACAGCTACTTATCAAGGGGAATGGATCAGCTCTTTGCTTAAGAGAACTGAAGATTTGAGGTTAAATGGAGATGGCTcgaacaatatagtgaatgcaTTGGGCTTAAAAGGTTTTCAGCACTTGAAGCAACTGGGAATCCAGGACTGTAAAACGGTGGAACACCTAGTATCTACAATGAATGGGAATACACAAAGCTTTGGTGTTTTTCCAATTCTGGAGACCTTGTATCTCTGTCAGGTTTCCTCTATGAACGAGATATGCATTGGCCAACTACCAGAGAGATCTTTCGGAGAATTAAGATATCTGCATCTCCAAGAATTGATCAACCTAAAGAATTTCTACTCTGGACCAAGTCCAAAATTCCGCCTTTCCAATCTCAGATCCATGTACATTTATCAATGTCgaaatttaaaatctttattttcgAATTCAGTGGCTCAGAGCTTGTTGCAGCTTGAAGAGCTAGATATTGGGGATTGCCAAAAGATGGATAAGGTCTTTTTTCACGAAAATGGACACGACAGAACTTCAACTTACAATATGGAGTTTCCAAAGTTAGAGAAATTGGTCCTTAGATGTCTACATAACCTCAGTAATTTCAGCACAGGCATTGCCAAAATTTTATTCCCTCGGCTGAGGGTTTTGAAGATGGAGGACTTGCCACGGTTCAAAGGTTTCTGTACAGCAAATAGAAACTTTATTTCCAGGACTGGTGATGACATGAACTCGCAAATATTATTCAGTGAAATG GTAGACTGTCCAAGAATAAAGACGTTGTCACTCCGAAGAATAGGTGGAGTATCAAAAGTATTCTGCCACCAACTTCCTTCATGCTTTCTCCAAGAACTTGAATTCCTGGAAGTGGATGCTTGTTCTGGATTAAAGGCCATATTTTCTCATTCTATGACTCAAGGTCCGGTGAAACTCAAAGAATTAAGAATAAGGAATTGTAGAGAGTTAACTAAAGTGGTTGAAAATCAAAATGAGGCACAACAAAATGCAAACACAAGCCCACTTAGCAGCAGCAACACTACGTGCATATTCCATCAACTCGAATACCTGAAAGTGGATATGTGTGATAGACTGGGAACCTTATTCACTCCTTCTATAGCCCGAGATCTTGTGAAACTCAAAGAACTACGGTTGACAAATTGCAAAGAACTTGAGGAAGTTattgaaaaagaagaaaatcAGTTACAAGTGAACAAAAATTCAAATCCATTTCCCCAGCTCAGGTATCTGCTTCTATCGAATCTACCAAAACTCAAAATGTTTTGGAAGACGGCCCATGACTTTGAAATACCCTCCCTGAGGGATGTAATTGTGGACACAAATAGCCCAATAATGGAGTATTTAGCAAAGATTGCCAAGAATGCTAAGCAAATGATTGCATATGGAAAGACATGCAAACAGGGCGTGGGAGAACAG TCTCATATTTGCAATCACGAAGAAGAACCACCAAAATTACTTCTTCCACCAGATTGCAGCTACGAAGAAGAACCACCAAGTTTTGACAGTGATTTTGACAGTGATTTTGAAATTGGAATAGAGAGAGACGAAATATTTGACAAAGAAGAAGAAGCTGCAGAGAGGAGAAGAACCACGTGGTGGCAGCATCTTAAGACGAAATATTTGAGAAAGAAGAAGAAGCTTAAGAGAGGAGAAGAGAAACAAGCGGCAGCATCTTAG